The nucleotide sequence GGCAGCGCGACAAGGAAGCCTTCGCGTCCGACCGGCCGGCCACCGGCCCCCTGGTCCGGCAGTTCGCGGAGCTCACCCGCACCCTGCTCGCCGCTCCCACCGTGGAAGACGTGCTGCACCGCGTGCTCGAGGCCACGACGGTGATGGTCCCGGCCGCCGACCTCGCCAGCTTCACCCTGCTCAGCACCGACGGCCACTTCCACACCCCCGCCGAGACCGACGAGGTCGCCACCGAACTCGACCAGCTGCAGTACCGGTTCCGGGAAGGCCCCTGCGTCGAATCCGCCGAGCCCGGTGGCCCGGCGGTGGCGATCGCCCCGGACCTGACCGCCGAACCGCGCTGGCCCAGATGGGCCCCGGCCGCCGCGCGGCTCGGGATGGGCTCCGTCCTCTCCACCGCCCTCATCAGCGGACCGCCCGGCGGCGAGTCCAGCGGCGCCCTCAACGTCTACTCGCGCTCCCGGCACGGGCTGGACGCGGCCGACCGCGACGTCCTGCTGCTGCTGGCCACCCACGCCTCCCTCGCCGTGGCCGCCACCGACGCCGTGACGCGCGCGGAACTGCAGGCCGCGCACCTGCGCAAAGCCATCGACAGCCGCGACGTGATCGGCCAGGCCAAGGGCATCATCATGGCGCGCCGAGGCGTCTCCGCGGACGCCGCCTTCGACGTCCTGCGGCGGACCTCCCAGGACCTCAACGTCAAGCTCGCCGACCTCGCCCGGACGCTGGCCGGGCGGCACACCGAGATCGAC is from Amycolatopsis mediterranei and encodes:
- a CDS encoding GAF and ANTAR domain-containing protein; the encoded protein is MSSDQDWQRDKEAFASDRPATGPLVRQFAELTRTLLAAPTVEDVLHRVLEATTVMVPAADLASFTLLSTDGHFHTPAETDEVATELDQLQYRFREGPCVESAEPGGPAVAIAPDLTAEPRWPRWAPAAARLGMGSVLSTALISGPPGGESSGALNVYSRSRHGLDAADRDVLLLLATHASLAVAATDAVTRAELQAAHLRKAIDSRDVIGQAKGIIMARRGVSADAAFDVLRRTSQDLNVKLADLARTLAGRHTEIDLPTR